Proteins found in one Odocoileus virginianus isolate 20LAN1187 ecotype Illinois chromosome 10, Ovbor_1.2, whole genome shotgun sequence genomic segment:
- the LOC139037205 gene encoding BET1 homolog, protein MRRAGLGEGAPPGNSGNYGYPSSGYSACEEENERLTESLRNKVTAIKSLSIEIGHEVKNQNKLLAEMDSQFDSTTGFLGKTMGKLKILSRGSQTKLLCYMMLFSLFVFFVIYWIIKLR, encoded by the coding sequence ATGAGGCGTGCAGGCCTGGGTGAAGGAGCGCCCCCTGGCAACTCTGGGAACTATGGCTATCCCAGTAGTGGGTACAGTGCCTGTGAAGAGGAGAACGAGAGACTCAcggaaagtctgagaaacaaaGTGACGGCTATAAAGTCTCTTTCCATTGAAATAGGCCATgaagttaaaaatcaaaataaattattagcTGAAATGGATTCACAGTTTGATTCTACAACTGGATTTCTAGGCAAAACTATGGGAAAACTGAAGATTTTATCCCGAGGGAGCCAAACGAAGTTGCTGTGCTATATGATGCTATTCtcattgtttgtcttttttgtcaTTTACTGGATTATTAAACTGAGGTGA